The following nucleotide sequence is from Bombina bombina isolate aBomBom1 chromosome 11, aBomBom1.pri, whole genome shotgun sequence.
TGGCGCTGCATGCGTTcaggacattgtgtgtgtgtggcgCTGCATGCGTGTATGACATGTGTGTGAGTGGCGCTGCATGCGTGTATGACATGTGTGTGAGTGGCGCTGCATGCGTgtatgacattgtgtgtgtgtgtggcgctGCATGCGTGTATGACATGTGTGTGAGTGGCGCTGCATGCGTGTATGACATGTGTGTGAGTGGCGCTGCATGCGTGTATGACATGTGTGTGAGTGGCGCTGCATGCGTgtatgacattgtgtgtgtgtgtgtggcgctGCATGCGTGTATGACATGTGTGTGAGTGGCGCTGCATgcgtgtatgactgtgtgtgtgtgtgtgagtggcgcTGCATGCGTGTATGACATGTGTGTGAGTGGCGCTGCATGCGTGTATGACATGTGTGTGAGTGGCGCTGCATGCGTGTATGACATGTGTGTGAGTGGCGCTGCATGCGTgtatgacattgtgtgtgtgtgtgtggcgctGCATGCGTGTATGACATGTGTGTGAGTGGCGCTGCATgcgtgtatgactgtgtgtgtgtgtgtggcgctGCATGCGTGTATGACATGTGTGTGAGTGGCGCTGCATGCGTGTATGACATGTGTGTGAGTGGCGCTGCATGCGTGTATGACATGTGTGTGAGTGGCGCTGCATGCGTGTATGACATGTGTGTGAGTGGCGCTGCATGCGTgtatgacattgtgtgtgtgtgtgtggcgctGCATGCGTGTATGACATGTGTGTGAGTGGCGCTGCATgcgtgtatgactgtgtgtgtgtgtgtgtgtggcgctGCATGCGTGTATGACATGTGTGTGAGTGGCGCTGCATGCGTGTATGACATGTGTGTGAGTGGCGCTGCATGCGTGTATGACATGTGTGCGAGTGGCGCTGCATGCGTTCAGGACATTGTGCGTGTGTGTGGCGCTGCATGCATGCTGGATATTATGTGTGAGTGGTGCTGCATGCGTTCAGGACATTGTGCGTGTGTGTGGCGCTGCATGCATGCTGGATATTATGTGTGAGTGGCGCTGCATGCGTTCAGGACATTGTGCGTGTGTGTGGCGCTGCATGCATGCTGGATATTATGTGTGAGTGGCGCTGCATGCATGCTGGATATTATGTGTGAGTGGCGCTGCATGCATGCTGGATATTATGTGTGTGTGGCGCTGCATGCATGCTGGATATTATGTGTGTGTGGCGCTGCATGCATGCTGGATATTATGTGTGAGTGGCGCTGCATGAGTgtatgacattgtgtgtgtgtgtggcgctGCATGCATGCTGGATATTATGTGTGTGTGGCGCTGCATGCATGCTGGATATTATGTGTGAGTGGCGCTGCATGAGTgtatgacattgtgtgtgtgtgtggcgctGCATGCATGCTGGATATTATGTGTGAGTGGCGCTGCATGAGTgtatgacattgtgtgtgtgtgagtggtgcTGCATGCGCCCACATGTGACGTTATCTGTATGTGCATGCCACTGCGTTATGTGGGTGTATGACATGCATGTACTTCTGATCTAATATTATCTTCTCAGCTTTCTAATGTAACAGGCACAGGTCTGCTGCTTGCTGGATATTAGACTCATTAAGTCAATTTttgttgcatataaaaaaaaaaaaaaaggacaatttaAATTTTTTGTCTTTAGGGAACCCCctctaaaatattgttttcatagggacacaaccccaattttttttctttcatgattcagaaagagcaggcaattttagggaactttccaatttactcctattgtcaatttttcttcattctcttgatatctttatttataaaggaggaatgtaagattaggagccggaccattttttggttcagcacctgggtaccgcttgctgattggtggctaaatgtagctatctgaatcaggaaaaaaaaaagtgggttttgtgtccctttaagcttgtagcGCGTCACTATCCACCAATAGAGATTTGGGAGTTTCACTTTTCCGCCAGTGAGTTTTAACAAACAGAACCAGTACTGTACAAACCTATATTTGTTTAGTCTTCTCTCTTGGAACttactctttttttttatgtttattggacaaattatcattaaatacattgatgttaaattatgcaattaatgtgtgctttagatagaagaaaatgttataaaaagtGCCAAGTaatacactgcccccacccagtgGCAAGGTTTTCTATGGAGAACACTGTGTTAgtatcaaaatgaaaataaacaactTTGAATTAAAACTATTTTGTGCATAATAAAGGTTACCCCCATGAGTACTTGCATATGCACAATGTTATCACATCAGCCTTCAGCCCTGTAAGCTTCCTGCTCTGGGGCTCCCCGGCCTATAAGTAACCTGTCTGATGAGACGCCCCCATCTCTAGCAATAAATAAATGTGACACACAAACATAAGGGACACGCGGTAACTTGTATGTAGGTGTGATGAATAAATGCAACACAGCTGGCGATGGCCGAGGGCACAGGAGTGAGGTCTTCTCAGGGCAGCATTTAGGGAATAAACACATAGCACCAATTCACTGGAAGAGCTGCTCCAGCCTCCACCACCTGAGGAAGAAAGGTCAGGTAACACTCCCTACGTCACCGAGTGGAGCACTTGGTGACAAAACCAGGGCTGCTGCATAGAACATCCAGAGACTGGGAGATTCACTGACCTCGGGTGTATCTCCGATGAGTGTTCCATGTGGTCAGTATGCAGCATACGTTATCCCAGCAGCCCCTGTGACACAAAGCCGGAAGCACCAGCTGCAGGCAGAGTCTATGTCCTACACAAGCCGTGATCATGGGTACATTAGCTGGAGACAAAGTCACTGAGCCTCTAGCCACAGAAATCTTCCTAGTTGTTTTACACATTTATGTTACAATCTCAacctttttactgtccctttaagtggcttaaaagaacattaaagccTGTTTTATATGTGCACAGAAAACATCAGCAATTACACAACGAGCTGcacaaaaaaaggttttataagcatttaaatctCGTGACTTTTAGTATCACTTGATAACTTGTCTCCCTTTGCTGTGCACTGCTCCGAGCAATCACTGAATAACATGTAgcataacatgtttttaattgtatttttaaaaaccggccactgattcttgaaagtttacattcactttaacttaatGAATTTGAGTTTCACCGTCTCTAGGGAGTGTGCGGAAGCAagaaaaataattcatgttttatatttattatctaaaaTCATTTATGAGGAATTacattttaatttgatttttaCTATCCTATCCCTTTAAGCGGTTTCCTGGGGTTTaaagtaaacttgcatgattcagatagagcgtgtaattgtaaaacacttaaattcacttctattttcaaatgtgctttgttctcttggtatcccttgttgaaaaaatgcacatatcctacactagagagagctgctgctgattggtgcctgcacacatttgtctcttgtgattggctaaccagatgtgttcatctagttgcgagtagtgaaatgctgttccttcaggaaaggataacaagagaatgaagcaaattacctaatagaagtaaattggaaagttgtttaaaatggtatattctatccaaatcatgaaagaaaagtttggggtttacAGATGGGCCAATAAATACAGGACGAGGGACAAATTGTAACATGACAACGTACAGAAAGTCAATTAACTGCACTTGTAGCTTCTACATAATGACAGCTCAAGTCTAAGGACGTAGGTTGGTTGCCCCGAGTATCACTGACAGTGGTAGCTTCTACATAATGACAGCCCCAGTCTGAGGACGTATGTAGGTTACACCCTTCAGAACCTCTTACTAGCAGAGGGACCCAGCCATACAGCAGCAGCCCATCAGGAAGTGTTGCTTGTATAAACACCAGATATAGAAGCTTTAAATATTAGGAGTGGTCACATTATTCTCCATTGCTGACAAAGTTTGTGATGTAGCACTTGATAACCCAACAAGACTTTGTCTCCAGCTGATGTACAGTTCCATATCACCACCTGATGGGACATGCGATAAAGGCTGGCACCCAATATCCTCTCTTGTAAGGTAATGACACAAAACAAACCCAGAGCAGAGATTCCCTACACAAAAGTACAAAGTGCTCTGGTCGGTCACAGCATACAGTGAGCAACACCAGACACCTCCCAAAGCCAGAGCATTCACAGAGGCAGCAGTTCCCTCACATGTCCTATCTCATGAGAGTTCAGCCATGGCACATGCCAAACAATTGTCCTCATATGGCCGCCCTCCATCTAGGAGACCCACCAATGTCTGGGTAGAGTGTGCTCCATACGCTGGTATAAGAAGGGTGTTCTGGAGCATCCAGACTAAGGCTGCAATCGTTCCAGGTACTGAGGGAGGGGATTTTCCTTCACATATTTTTGAATGTACCAGCAGGTCAGATGCGCCCTCAGATCCTCCTCTACCACAAAGTCCATAGCAGCCTGTAGGGCAGAGAAAGCAGAGAGTTAACCAAAGCAGCAAAGTATTGCCCATCTAAAGCAAGCTAGCGGCCTGTGTACATAAGGCCTGGCCTTCACCCCCAGGTACCTAAATCCTATAAtccctgtgtgtgcttgtcagttccACGGGATCTGAGCTAAAGTAACTAAATGATCACGTATTTACACTCACATGCGGTGCATATTCTTCGGGCATATTCAGTACAAGGGTGCAGATCACTATTAGTGCAGTAGTTATGGGTACTGCCAGCCTATTAGGTCAGACAATGATGTTTACATCAGTCAGTCACTGTTGTGGCGGCAAACAGATCTAATGGGTTACTCGAGCCCCACACTTCTGGACTTCCTAAAGCTGCCCTAAGGCTACAGGTTACTAACGTCTGACGATTCCTGGCATTTCACCCTACCGATTCCTACCTTGGCAAGGTGTTTAGCAATTCCTCTGCCTCTGAAGGCATCAGGCACCTCTGTGTGCTGCAGATCCACAATCTTCTTTCCTACATACTCGTACAGCAGAACCGCTCTGTCGTGGCAGCCTAGAAAAGCAAGAGAGGTTAAATCCTAGGTCACTCAACAGCCCATTTTGTGTAACTGCTGCCCCCATCTACATCAGTTCCTGTTAATTCTGGATTCACCTTTATGTGAATGTTAAGCAGGCCAGTGTACAACAGCAAACATCTTAGTGAATATTGTCATACTATTTCACTAGAACTATGTACATTCCTGATAAACTAACATTATACCTTATGTTATCATTAGTGCCAAACAGCCTACTGACCTCAGCAGGAAGAGGGTTAATATATACAACACTGTTTATAAAACTAGGACAGTGAACCAATTGCCACTCCTGTCACCCCTACCCTTTATAATAGTGTGCCACCCACATAGCCAGTCAGCAGGCAGAGGGttaatacatacagcactgctaataTCACTGGTTAACCCTGCACTTAATAATAGTGTGACACAGCCAGTCAGTAGGCAGAGGGttaatacatacagcactgcttatATCACTAGTGAACCCTGCACTTAATAATAGTGTGACACATACCCAGTCAGCAGGCAGAGGGttaatacatacagcactgcttatATCACTAGTGTCCCCTGCACTTAATAATAGTGTGACACATACCCAGTCAGTAGGCAGAGGGttaatacatacagcactgcttatATCACTAGTGACCCCTGCACTTAATAATAGTGTGACACATAGCCAGTCAGTAGGCAGAGGGttaatacatacagcactgcttatATCACTGGTGACCCCTGCACTTAATAATAGTGTGACACATACCCAGTCAGTAGGCAGAGGGttaatacatacagcactgcttatATCACTAGTGACCCCTGCCATTAATAATAGTGTGACACATAGCCAGTAAGTAGGCAGAGGGttaatacatacagcactgctaataTCACTGGTGACCCCTGCACTTAATAATAGTGTGACACATACCCAGTCAGCAGGCAGAGGGttaatacatacagcactgcttatATCACTGGTGACCCCTGCCATTAATAATAGTGTGACACATACCCAGTCAGTAGGCAGAGGGttaatacatacagcactgcttatATCACTAGTGACCCCTGCCATTAATAATAGTGTGACACATAGCCAGTCAGTAGGCAGAGGGttaatacatacagcactgcttatAAAACTAGGACAGTGAACCAATTGCCACTCCTGTCACCCCTACCCTTTATAATAGTGTGCCACCCACATAGCCAGTCAGCAGGCAGAGGGttaatacatacagcactgctaataTCACTGGTTAACCCTGCACTTAATAATAGTGTGACACAGCCAGTCAGTAGGCAGAGGGttaatacatacagcactgcttatATCACTAGTGAACCCTGCACTTAATAATAGTGTGACACATACCCAGTCAGCAGG
It contains:
- the NATD1 gene encoding protein NATD1; this translates as MAHSAPDTMEQAGSIRVEHDRKRRQFSVRLNGCHDRAVLLYEYVGKKIVDLQHTEVPDAFRGRGIAKHLAKAAMDFVVEEDLRAHLTCWYIQKYVKENPLPQYLERLQP